A portion of the Metasolibacillus fluoroglycofenilyticus genome contains these proteins:
- the trmL gene encoding tRNA (uridine(34)/cytosine(34)/5-carboxymethylaminomethyluridine(34)-2'-O)-methyltransferase TrmL: MPLHIVLYQPEIPANTGNIARTCAGTNTSLHLIRPLGFSTDDKMLKRAGLDYWEHVHVVYHDSLEDFIAYSEDGDVYLIETYSDEPFTTHDFSNHERDIYFMFGKETTGLPKDFAYERRDMCLRIPQSNHIRSLNLSNTAAIVIYEALRQQGYPGLK; this comes from the coding sequence GTGCCATTGCATATCGTTTTATATCAACCAGAAATTCCAGCTAATACAGGAAATATTGCACGGACATGTGCAGGAACGAATACAAGCTTACATCTAATCCGTCCTTTAGGCTTTTCAACTGACGATAAAATGCTAAAGCGCGCAGGCCTTGATTATTGGGAGCATGTTCATGTTGTGTACCATGATTCTTTGGAGGATTTTATTGCTTATAGTGAGGATGGCGATGTGTATTTAATAGAAACATATAGTGACGAGCCATTTACAACACATGATTTTAGCAATCATGAACGCGATATTTATTTTATGTTTGGCAAGGAAACGACAGGCTTACCAAAGGATTTTGCTTATGAGCGTAGAGATATGTGTTTACGAATTCCACAAAGTAACCATATTCGTTCATTAAATTTATCGAACACAGCAGCAATTGTCATTTATGAGGCACTTAGACAGCAAGGCTATCCAGGATTAAAGTAA
- a CDS encoding response regulator transcription factor, producing the protein MSTILIVEDEFAISQVLKVYLEKVGYQIVQCYNGSEALPMFHEHQPHLVLLDIMLPDKNGWMILKEIRQQSSCPVIMLTALGEVDDRLAGFDQGADDYITKPFVADEMVARVKAVLRRSQGNEQASFIKQFGQLEIDTRAHTVYLKGQEVVLTPRDLSVLLFLAEYPNQTFTREQLIEHVWGWEYDGSDRAVDLAIKRLRKALMNWDIREGEIKTLRGLGYQLSVTKK; encoded by the coding sequence ATGTCTACGATACTTATAGTCGAGGATGAATTTGCTATTAGCCAAGTGTTAAAGGTTTACTTAGAGAAGGTTGGCTATCAAATTGTGCAATGTTATAACGGCAGCGAGGCACTGCCAATGTTTCATGAGCATCAGCCACATTTAGTGCTGTTAGATATAATGCTGCCAGATAAAAATGGTTGGATGATTTTGAAAGAAATACGGCAGCAAAGTAGTTGTCCTGTTATTATGCTGACAGCATTGGGAGAAGTTGATGACCGTCTAGCTGGGTTTGATCAGGGGGCTGATGATTATATTACAAAGCCATTTGTCGCTGATGAGATGGTCGCAAGGGTAAAGGCTGTGTTAAGACGTTCGCAAGGAAATGAGCAGGCTTCATTTATTAAGCAGTTTGGGCAGCTTGAAATTGATACGAGGGCACATACTGTTTATTTAAAGGGACAGGAAGTTGTTTTAACACCAAGGGATTTATCGGTGCTATTATTTTTAGCGGAATATCCGAATCAAACATTTACACGAGAGCAGCTAATTGAGCATGTATGGGGCTGGGAGTATGATGGCAGCGATAGGGCTGTAGATTTAGCGATAAAGCGATTGCGAAAGGCATTAATGAATTGGGATATACGGGAAGGCGAAATTAAAACATTGCGTGGATTGGGGTATCAATTAAGTGTTACGAAAAAATAA
- a CDS encoding HAMP domain-containing sensor histidine kinase has translation MLRKNKKTTLLRYWTSRYVATLMIGLVIISFLSASWIRHTTFETRIEMMEFLAEETVYRLTDTAAPDNMLPNFIDNRERFRMREIDPILYIADAKGNILKSNRPIHPDSARNVTEWLDSDKAYTKVSIPPKGEHYLVKRPIYVEDTLFGWVLVMEEKQHLTKVEQAYGQLAVLIGALAVLGWGAIYFLSKRLARPIKQVAIAARQIQDGDYHVYLPENNKEQEVDELVTSFKEMASKLEQLEKTRTELLAGVTHELKTPVTSISGLLQAVSDEVVSGKEAQAFLAMALQETTKMKTMVGDLLAFNRFAVDALPVNIVTANINEVVENTVKQWELLQDGQKINIECRLLTQNVYVQADMVRLQQILTNLLTNAQQAIQEEGTITITVSVQQQHVVVTVEDTGQGILEADKPFIFERFYRGENKKYGVRGLGLGLPLSKMMAQSIGGELELINSSSTGTSFALKLLRNN, from the coding sequence GTGTTACGAAAAAATAAAAAAACAACATTGCTTCGCTATTGGACAAGTCGTTATGTCGCAACATTAATGATTGGATTAGTTATTATTTCTTTTCTTTCTGCTAGTTGGATTCGTCATACGACATTTGAGACGCGTATTGAAATGATGGAATTTTTAGCGGAGGAAACAGTTTATCGATTGACTGATACAGCTGCGCCTGACAACATGTTGCCAAACTTTATTGATAATCGCGAACGCTTCCGTATGCGGGAAATTGACCCTATATTATATATAGCCGATGCAAAGGGCAATATTTTAAAGAGCAATCGCCCAATTCATCCTGATAGTGCCAGGAACGTAACTGAGTGGCTAGATAGTGATAAAGCATATACGAAAGTGTCAATTCCTCCAAAGGGTGAGCACTATCTTGTGAAAAGACCTATATATGTAGAGGACACATTGTTTGGCTGGGTGCTTGTCATGGAGGAGAAGCAGCATTTAACAAAGGTAGAGCAGGCATATGGGCAACTCGCTGTACTTATTGGTGCTTTAGCAGTACTTGGTTGGGGGGCAATTTATTTTTTATCGAAGCGTTTAGCAAGACCAATTAAGCAGGTAGCTATCGCAGCAAGGCAAATTCAAGACGGTGACTATCATGTTTATTTACCTGAAAATAATAAAGAACAAGAGGTAGATGAGCTTGTCACCTCCTTCAAGGAGATGGCAAGTAAGCTAGAGCAGTTAGAAAAAACAAGAACCGAATTATTAGCTGGTGTGACACACGAATTAAAAACACCTGTGACCTCTATTAGTGGCTTGCTACAGGCAGTGAGTGACGAAGTGGTGTCAGGCAAAGAGGCACAAGCATTTCTTGCAATGGCATTGCAAGAAACAACAAAAATGAAAACGATGGTTGGCGATTTGCTGGCATTTAATCGCTTTGCTGTTGATGCGCTTCCAGTCAACATTGTCACAGCAAATATTAATGAAGTCGTAGAAAACACAGTAAAGCAATGGGAGCTACTACAGGATGGTCAAAAAATTAATATCGAGTGCCGTCTGCTTACGCAAAATGTCTATGTTCAAGCAGATATGGTGCGTTTGCAGCAAATTTTGACGAATCTATTAACAAATGCTCAGCAGGCAATACAGGAGGAAGGCACGATTACGATTACTGTGAGTGTGCAGCAACAGCATGTAGTAGTAACTGTAGAAGATACGGGACAAGGAATTTTAGAGGCGGATAAACCGTTCATTTTCGAGCGTTTTTATCGAGGGGAAAATAAAAAATATGGCGTGCGTGGTCTAGGATTAGGGCTACCACTCAGCAAGATGATGGCGCAGTCTATTGGCGGCGAGTTAGAATTAATAAATAGTAGCTCAACGGGAACAAGCTTTGCGCTTAAATTATTGCGAAATAATTAA
- a CDS encoding polyphosphate polymerase domain-containing protein: protein MGNLAKGRKEIKHAISYPQYMMMKSKLAHIMQLDPHAGANGKYLIRSTYFDNFSNKVLNEKKEGYLHRDKYRVRIYNKAATIIHLERKSKRHNMTFKTKCVITKKEYEQMRYGELQWMENDSRPLLRDLYKEMYYRQLKPVAVVDYEREAYIYRFGNVRVTFDSKIQTSIHNTDMFHLNLPMVDVLEPNIIVLEVKYDEYLPDIIKYLLQTVDTHAEAYSKYQLSRMYG from the coding sequence ATGGGGAATTTAGCAAAGGGACGCAAGGAAATTAAGCATGCGATTTCATATCCGCAATATATGATGATGAAAAGTAAGCTTGCCCATATAATGCAGCTTGACCCACATGCGGGGGCAAATGGGAAGTATTTAATACGTAGCACATATTTCGATAATTTTTCAAATAAAGTTTTGAATGAAAAAAAAGAAGGTTATCTTCACCGTGATAAATATCGTGTACGTATTTATAATAAAGCGGCAACAATTATTCATTTAGAGCGCAAAAGTAAACGCCATAATATGACTTTCAAAACAAAGTGCGTCATTACGAAAAAAGAATATGAACAAATGCGCTATGGTGAGTTGCAGTGGATGGAAAACGATTCACGCCCCTTATTAAGAGATTTATATAAAGAAATGTATTATCGACAGTTAAAACCTGTAGCGGTAGTAGATTATGAACGAGAGGCGTATATTTATCGGTTTGGAAATGTGCGTGTGACATTTGATAGCAAAATACAAACGAGTATTCACAATACCGATATGTTTCATCTGAATTTGCCAATGGTTGATGTACTCGAACCAAATATTATTGTATTAGAGGTAAAATACGATGAATACTTGCCAGATATTATTAAATATTTACTGCAAACAGTAGATACGCATGCAGAGGCTTATTCTAAATATCAATTAAGCCGCATGTATGGATAA
- a CDS encoding DUF4956 domain-containing protein gives MDTINFTDIFKSSFLEKTTSFSLIDSIIGLVVAFFVGLFIYAVYKKTFNGIIYSHSFNISLLIMTMATALVIMGISSNVLLSLGMVGALSIVRFRTPIKDPMDLVYIFWAIVSGILCGAGFIPLVLIGAILIGLVLLVFVNKITIENPYLLVVKFEQAATNGEIEKLIAQFSKKYALKSKSMMQGSDIEATYEVRVKNNDANLMEAIAQLNGVKSAIMLSYDGNFTA, from the coding sequence ATGGATACAATAAACTTTACAGATATTTTTAAATCTAGCTTTCTTGAAAAAACAACTTCATTTTCTTTAATTGATTCAATTATTGGATTAGTTGTCGCCTTTTTTGTTGGGCTATTTATTTACGCGGTTTACAAAAAAACATTTAACGGCATTATTTACTCTCATTCTTTCAATATTTCATTATTGATTATGACGATGGCGACAGCGCTAGTTATTATGGGGATTAGTTCAAATGTACTGTTATCGCTCGGTATGGTTGGGGCATTATCAATTGTTCGTTTCCGTACGCCGATTAAAGACCCGATGGATTTAGTGTATATTTTCTGGGCAATTGTTTCAGGAATTTTATGTGGTGCTGGTTTTATTCCACTTGTACTTATCGGAGCAATTTTAATTGGTTTAGTATTGCTAGTATTTGTTAATAAGATTACGATAGAAAATCCTTATTTACTTGTAGTAAAGTTTGAGCAAGCTGCAACAAATGGGGAAATAGAAAAACTAATTGCTCAATTTTCGAAAAAATATGCTTTGAAATCAAAATCGATGATGCAAGGTAGCGATATAGAGGCAACCTATGAAGTACGTGTAAAAAATAATGATGCAAATTTAATGGAGGCTATTGCACAACTAAATGGGGTGAAGTCAGCAATTATGCTGAGCTATGATGGCAATTTCACTGCATAA
- a CDS encoding CotH kinase family protein — MIKARVVYLCMSILLLLFIVMVAVMPNIGIQTSNAAFSYEEHVFNQSKVTTVDIELDEEEWLDMLENASAEEYKVANVTINGKRMEHVAIRTKGNSSLRAVVNSDSTRYSFKIDFDYYDNEQSLYGLTKLNLNNNYSDATLMREYISYELMEAMGLPTPAHSYMYITVNGKEQGLYLGVEQIDATFLANKFGSNDGFLYKPDGVGSDLQYIGDDIADYTGIGLKTNEGNVENSKIIEMIEAINKGDNIEQYLDIDEMLRYFAVNTAVVNLDSYQGNMKHNYYLYEQDGVFSIIPWDYNMSFGGFSVGMGGDGNRMAQQNSQRGAEQEQMQDGAEQQNSNTQTQDRSEQRNSAMQMQNEMGFGGQSSNLLADESINFSISTPVSGTTLEERPLLNALLSNSEYRAIYEGYLEEIATNYLTEEYVQNIANNLAVQLTTYVEADPTKFYTTAEFLAAVEGESSLAEFAKKRSTSIFQQLSGELVVEANTTQGNGQMPRRNRDGNEEASGQQPTDWAESEMRIPVNGEGSQQNILGQPPADWDENGMQPPSIGENGFGQPPSDWNGSEMQPPNRNGERVAPDGMRQASDFSNGTPSNLQTTNTSMQIIATITLLLLIGATVFVFKFNRRGFRYSKVRV, encoded by the coding sequence ATGATAAAAGCACGTGTTGTTTATTTATGTATGTCTATTTTATTGTTGCTCTTTATTGTAATGGTAGCAGTCATGCCGAATATTGGTATTCAAACATCAAATGCTGCCTTTTCCTATGAGGAGCATGTCTTTAATCAAAGCAAAGTGACAACAGTTGATATCGAGCTAGATGAGGAAGAGTGGCTCGATATGCTAGAAAATGCTTCGGCAGAAGAATATAAAGTTGCAAATGTTACAATTAACGGTAAGAGAATGGAGCATGTAGCCATTCGCACAAAAGGAAATTCGTCATTGCGAGCAGTCGTCAATAGCGATTCAACGCGCTATAGCTTTAAAATCGACTTTGATTATTATGATAATGAACAAAGCCTATATGGTTTAACGAAGCTTAACTTAAACAATAATTATAGTGATGCGACATTAATGAGAGAGTATATCTCCTATGAATTAATGGAAGCAATGGGGTTACCAACACCCGCACATTCGTATATGTATATTACCGTTAATGGCAAGGAACAAGGCTTGTATTTAGGCGTTGAGCAAATTGATGCGACATTTTTAGCGAATAAATTTGGCTCAAATGATGGTTTTTTGTATAAACCAGATGGTGTAGGTAGTGATTTGCAATATATTGGTGATGATATAGCCGACTATACAGGTATTGGTTTAAAAACGAACGAAGGCAATGTGGAAAATTCCAAAATTATTGAGATGATTGAGGCAATTAATAAAGGTGATAATATCGAGCAGTATTTGGATATAGATGAAATGCTACGTTATTTTGCAGTCAATACAGCAGTAGTCAATTTGGATAGCTATCAAGGCAATATGAAGCATAATTATTATTTGTATGAGCAAGATGGCGTATTTTCTATTATTCCTTGGGATTACAATATGTCCTTCGGTGGCTTTTCTGTAGGAATGGGCGGCGATGGCAATCGAATGGCTCAGCAGAATTCACAACGAGGAGCGGAACAGGAGCAAATGCAAGACGGAGCGGAGCAGCAAAATTCTAACACACAAACGCAAGATAGAAGCGAACAGCGAAACTCCGCTATGCAAATGCAAAATGAAATGGGCTTCGGAGGGCAATCAAGCAATTTATTAGCAGATGAATCTATTAATTTCAGTATTTCCACACCTGTGTCTGGCACGACATTAGAAGAGCGCCCATTGTTGAATGCACTGCTTTCTAATAGTGAATATCGTGCGATTTATGAGGGCTATCTCGAGGAAATTGCAACGAATTATTTAACAGAAGAGTATGTTCAAAATATCGCAAATAATTTAGCTGTTCAACTAACGACATATGTTGAAGCAGACCCAACAAAATTTTATACGACAGCGGAATTTTTAGCAGCTGTCGAAGGTGAAAGCAGCCTTGCTGAATTTGCCAAAAAGCGCTCAACATCTATATTTCAGCAGCTATCAGGCGAGCTTGTAGTAGAGGCAAATACAACACAAGGAAACGGGCAGATGCCTCGGAGAAATAGAGACGGAAATGAAGAAGCATCTGGGCAACAACCTACAGATTGGGCTGAAAGCGAGATGCGAATTCCAGTAAATGGAGAGGGAAGTCAGCAAAATATACTTGGGCAACCGCCAGCAGATTGGGATGAAAATGGGATGCAACCACCCTCGATTGGAGAAAATGGATTTGGTCAGCCACCTTCGGATTGGAATGGAAGTGAGATGCAGCCACCGAATCGCAATGGGGAAAGAGTAGCACCCGATGGAATGAGGCAGGCATCCGATTTTTCAAATGGCACTCCATCAAACCTTCAAACAACGAATACCTCCATGCAAATTATTGCTACAATCACATTACTACTTTTAATCGGCGCAACGGTCTTCGTTTTTAAATTTAATCGTAGAGGGTTTAGGTATAGTAAAGTGCGTGTCTGA
- a CDS encoding VOC family protein, whose protein sequence is MTINFHQKPNMYASHLQLKVSNLQQSLDYYTSLIGFQILQQDEQNAYLTVDGMTSILSLIEVENALPLGNGLTGLYHIALLLPNRKDLGNIVQHFVQHNIRIGAADHYVSEALYLNDPDGNGIEIYIDRPASNWQWRDNQVKMVTEQLNFNPILAAADGQWNGLPKGTIIGHIHLSVADLEKSEQFYTNVLDFNVVSRYGKQALFISTGDYHHHIGLNTWHSENGMKPSPNHVGLQSFTIVLENDTVAQRVHEKLTAAGFTVEHFENAPAYGGTQIFSVEDPNGIRLLFTIDAE, encoded by the coding sequence ATGACAATAAACTTTCACCAAAAACCAAATATGTATGCATCACATTTACAATTAAAAGTTTCAAATTTACAGCAATCACTTGACTATTATACATCACTTATCGGCTTTCAAATTTTACAGCAAGATGAGCAAAATGCCTATTTAACTGTCGATGGCATGACAAGCATCTTATCATTAATTGAAGTTGAGAATGCCCTTCCTCTAGGCAACGGGCTAACAGGGCTGTATCATATTGCGCTATTATTACCTAACCGCAAAGATTTGGGCAATATTGTGCAGCATTTTGTACAGCACAATATTCGCATCGGTGCAGCAGACCACTATGTAAGTGAAGCATTGTACTTAAACGACCCAGACGGCAACGGTATCGAAATCTATATTGACCGTCCTGCAAGCAACTGGCAATGGCGTGATAATCAAGTCAAAATGGTTACAGAGCAGCTAAATTTTAACCCTATTCTAGCTGCGGCTGATGGGCAATGGAACGGTTTACCTAAAGGCACAATAATCGGACACATTCATTTATCGGTTGCTGATTTAGAAAAATCTGAGCAATTTTATACAAATGTACTTGATTTCAATGTCGTTTCACGTTATGGCAAACAAGCGCTCTTCATTTCAACAGGCGACTATCATCACCATATTGGCTTAAATACTTGGCACAGTGAGAACGGTATGAAGCCTTCACCAAATCATGTTGGACTACAATCATTCACAATTGTTTTAGAAAATGATACAGTAGCACAGCGAGTTCATGAAAAATTAACAGCAGCAGGCTTCACTGTAGAGCATTTTGAAAATGCTCCAGCTTATGGCGGCACACAAATTTTTTCAGTAGAAGACCCTAATGGCATTCGTCTATTATTTACTATAGATGCTGAGTAA
- a CDS encoding aldo/keto reductase, protein MHLQSTKRLENGVEMPLFGLGVYKMTDRDETISAITKALQVGYRAIDTASLYFNEIEVGEAIRHSNVPREEIFVTTKVWNTDQGYDNTLRAFEASLKKLAMEYVDLYLTHWPVADKFVDTYRAIERLYDEKLIRVPGVSNHHSHHLEQIFTKANTAPAVNQVEMHPYLSQQDLRAFCAEHNIAVTAWSPLGRGGVLTDDTIQALAVKHGKTPAQIVLRWHLQHGIIVIPKSVKSHRIEENAQIFDFELSAQDMLTLDALNQNKRFGKDPDNFTFDI, encoded by the coding sequence ATGCACTTGCAAAGTACAAAAAGACTGGAAAATGGTGTTGAAATGCCGCTTTTTGGTTTAGGTGTGTATAAAATGACAGACCGTGATGAAACAATTTCTGCCATTACGAAAGCATTGCAGGTTGGATACCGCGCGATTGATACGGCTTCACTTTATTTCAACGAGATCGAGGTAGGTGAAGCGATTCGACATTCGAATGTGCCGCGCGAGGAAATCTTCGTTACGACAAAGGTTTGGAATACAGACCAAGGCTATGACAATACATTGCGGGCTTTCGAAGCATCATTGAAAAAATTAGCGATGGAATATGTTGATTTATATTTAACACATTGGCCAGTGGCGGATAAATTCGTTGATACATATCGAGCAATTGAACGCCTCTATGATGAGAAGTTAATACGTGTGCCGGGTGTGTCGAATCATCATTCACATCATTTGGAGCAAATTTTTACTAAAGCAAATACAGCTCCAGCTGTTAATCAAGTAGAAATGCATCCGTATTTATCGCAACAAGATTTGCGTGCATTTTGCGCGGAGCACAATATTGCTGTAACAGCATGGTCACCATTAGGGCGTGGTGGGGTGCTAACGGATGACACGATTCAAGCACTTGCGGTAAAGCATGGCAAAACACCAGCGCAAATTGTGCTGCGCTGGCATTTACAGCATGGCATTATCGTCATACCGAAATCAGTAAAGTCACATCGAATTGAAGAAAACGCGCAAATTTTTGATTTTGAATTATCGGCGCAAGATATGCTGACACTTGATGCATTAAATCAAAATAAACGCTTTGGGAAAGATCCAGATAATTTTACATTTGATATATAA
- a CDS encoding aldo/keto reductase, whose protein sequence is MTISKTITLANGVEMPRIGYGVFRMKEHEVAFNGVIEALNAGYRAIDTAAIYQNEEAVGEAIKASGVERSELFITTKVWNADQGFDNTLRAFETSLKKLNLEYIDLYLTHWPKPTLAETYKAIERLYEEKLIRVPGVSNHHQHHLEEVFAVANVKPMVNQVECHPSLAQHDLRAFCAQHNIAVTAWAPLGTGIVFTHPIVKGLAEKYSKTPAQIVLRWHLEVGNIAIPKSVTPQRVKENLEVFDFALAVDEVAAISALNTFHRTGADPDNFDF, encoded by the coding sequence ATGACAATTTCAAAAACTATAACATTAGCAAATGGTGTGGAAATGCCACGCATTGGCTACGGTGTATTCCGAATGAAGGAGCATGAAGTCGCATTTAATGGCGTGATTGAGGCATTAAATGCAGGCTATCGTGCTATTGATACAGCAGCGATTTATCAAAATGAAGAAGCAGTTGGGGAAGCAATTAAAGCATCAGGAGTGGAGCGTTCGGAATTATTTATTACGACGAAGGTTTGGAATGCGGATCAAGGCTTTGATAATACTTTACGTGCTTTTGAAACATCCTTAAAAAAATTAAATTTGGAATATATTGATTTATATTTGACGCATTGGCCAAAGCCAACATTGGCAGAAACATATAAAGCAATAGAGCGCCTTTACGAGGAAAAGCTAATTCGTGTGCCAGGCGTTTCTAACCATCATCAACATCATTTGGAGGAAGTATTTGCAGTAGCGAATGTTAAGCCGATGGTGAATCAAGTAGAATGTCACCCATCTTTAGCACAGCATGATTTACGTGCATTTTGTGCGCAGCATAATATTGCGGTAACAGCATGGGCTCCACTAGGAACAGGTATTGTCTTCACACATCCTATCGTAAAAGGTTTAGCTGAGAAATATAGTAAAACACCTGCACAAATCGTGCTACGTTGGCATTTAGAAGTAGGTAATATCGCAATTCCGAAATCGGTAACACCACAGCGCGTCAAAGAAAATTTAGAGGTATTTGACTTCGCTTTAGCTGTTGATGAAGTTGCGGCAATTTCTGCATTAAATACATTCCATCGTACAGGTGCTGACCCTGATAATTTTGACTTTTAA
- a CDS encoding phosphate-starvation-inducible protein PsiE, with protein sequence MASVSHANAKITPERLEEALAVRDRLIIELLVQVLDEQLVIERPILRERVGNLVQLSDSDDELKETIFALINKL encoded by the coding sequence ATGGCATCAGTATCACATGCAAATGCAAAGATTACACCAGAGCGTTTAGAGGAAGCTTTAGCAGTACGTGACCGCTTAATCATTGAATTATTAGTACAAGTACTTGATGAGCAATTAGTTATCGAGCGTCCAATTTTACGTGAGCGCGTAGGTAACCTAGTACAACTATCTGATAGCGATGATGAACTAAAAGAAACAATCTTTGCGCTTATTAACAAACTATAA
- a CDS encoding LysE family translocator, which yields MENFLFYIFMCIMLIILPGPDTAIVTKNTLLTSKKAGLQTMAGTLCALMIHTSAAVLGLSAIIVKSAVVFSIIKYIGAFYLLYLGIKTLVAMTRRKPQLADAVPHKNDSKSSFMQGFLTNLLNPKVAVFFLTFLPQFLASNTEPLLPFFIMGVTYTALTAIWFVGYVYLLHQIRAFMNKPSTQKWMEGATGAILILFGVKLAFEKG from the coding sequence ATGGAAAATTTTCTGTTCTACATATTTATGTGTATAATGCTCATTATTTTACCAGGGCCTGATACTGCAATTGTTACGAAAAATACATTGCTCACAAGTAAAAAGGCTGGCTTGCAAACAATGGCTGGGACATTATGTGCGTTAATGATTCATACGTCTGCTGCTGTGCTTGGTTTATCAGCAATTATTGTGAAATCTGCTGTTGTCTTTTCTATTATTAAATATATCGGCGCTTTTTATTTACTTTATCTTGGAATTAAAACATTGGTCGCTATGACGAGGCGAAAGCCACAGCTTGCGGATGCAGTGCCACATAAGAATGACAGCAAATCGAGCTTTATGCAAGGCTTTTTAACAAACTTGCTCAATCCGAAAGTAGCCGTTTTTTTCTTAACTTTTTTACCGCAATTTTTAGCATCGAATACAGAGCCATTATTGCCATTTTTCATTATGGGGGTTACATATACCGCTTTAACAGCCATTTGGTTTGTCGGCTATGTATACTTGCTTCACCAAATTCGAGCATTTATGAACAAACCGTCCACACAAAAATGGATGGAGGGGGCAACAGGAGCTATACTCATTCTTTTTGGCGTCAAACTAGCTTTTGAGAAGGGCTGA
- a CDS encoding RluA family pseudouridine synthase, giving the protein MFTYTVQQDGLTIEELLREDWRLGKKIVHELRMAKAITLQDGTAPLWKEPLAAGTALTFNFTNQPSSYNTVSQCELNIRYEDAHCLIVSKPKGMATHPNDVKDNYTCMNHVMTHIQQNGGNYAEHVHRLDQGTKGLLLVAKHPIAKSVFDRMIEEKTIIRKYAAEVQGNLRTDSGVITAPIGKDRHHNTRRVVSASGQHAVTHYEVVQRFKNSCIVHVVLETGRTHQIRVHMAHLGHPIIGDTLYNARQTASNDYELHAIQLEFHHPFTHEHILIIDK; this is encoded by the coding sequence ATGTTTACCTATACAGTTCAACAGGACGGTCTTACAATTGAGGAGCTTTTGCGTGAGGATTGGCGTCTAGGCAAAAAAATCGTGCATGAATTACGCATGGCAAAGGCAATTACGCTACAGGACGGGACCGCTCCATTATGGAAGGAGCCGCTCGCTGCTGGGACAGCACTAACATTTAATTTTACGAATCAGCCATCGAGCTATAACACCGTGTCGCAATGTGAATTAAATATTCGCTATGAGGATGCTCATTGTTTAATTGTTTCGAAGCCAAAAGGGATGGCGACACATCCAAATGATGTGAAGGATAATTATACTTGTATGAATCACGTAATGACACATATTCAACAAAATGGCGGTAATTATGCTGAACATGTACATCGCCTTGACCAAGGCACAAAAGGATTGCTCCTTGTTGCCAAACACCCCATTGCGAAATCCGTATTCGACCGTATGATTGAAGAGAAAACGATTATTCGTAAATATGCGGCTGAAGTACAAGGTAATCTTCGCACAGACAGCGGTGTTATTACTGCACCGATTGGCAAAGACCGCCATCATAATACGCGCCGCGTCGTTTCCGCATCTGGTCAGCATGCTGTGACCCACTACGAAGTTGTGCAGCGCTTTAAAAATAGCTGTATTGTACATGTAGTGTTAGAGACAGGTCGCACACATCAAATACGTGTTCATATGGCGCATTTAGGGCATCCAATAATCGGCGATACATTGTATAATGCACGCCAAACAGCATCGAATGACTATGAATTACACGCTATACAGCTTGAATTTCATCATCCATTCACACATGAACATATACTAATAATCGATAAATAG